In Vanessa cardui chromosome 6, ilVanCard2.1, whole genome shotgun sequence, the following proteins share a genomic window:
- the LOC124530674 gene encoding MAP kinase-interacting serine/threonine-protein kinase 1-like, with the protein MVKKISEESVDSGVGRGSSQSGSERETDEIPRGPEASAPVPIPDSEDLQRRKEEARRKRRRKKRSGSSVVTSCFQDLYKLTGEVLGEGAYASVQTCVNIYTGQEFAVKIIDKVPGHARARVFREVETFHYCQGHPNIIQLIEFFEDTDKFYLVFEKINGGQLLSRIQEHHYFSEPQAAEIVREIANALHFLHGKGVAHRDLKPENILCVNRDSLCPVKICDFDLGSGISFTSSLASPLATPQLMTPVGSAEFMAPEVVSLFAGSAATHYDKRCDLWSLGVIAYILLCGYPPFRADCGSDCGWERGDNCRACQDLLFTSIQEGRYSFPEEEWAHISREAKDLIAQLLVREASHRLSAERVLQHPWLRRADPAALYPPLHTPHNIKRNMSARNLSNFAESAMAVNRVIQQHFSMNYSYMERPATALRSSKSCQPSPEGILEDELERAGVALQAMAVCERHCGDFCPPFGLSPPTESQLLRRRLQHTDEPLPVH; encoded by the exons ATGGTGAAGAAGATATCAGAAGAAAGtgtagacagcg GCGTCGGCCGCGGCAGTAGTCAGTCAGGGAGTGAGCGAGAAACAGACGAGATTCCACGCGGGCCGGAGGCGTCCGCGCCGGTGCCCATCCCCGACAGCGAGGACCTGCAGCGGCGCAAGGAGGAGGCGCGCAGGAAACGTCGCAGGAAGAAGCGCTCCGGCAGCTCGGTGGTCACGTCATGTTTCCAAG ACCTTTACAAGCTCACGGGCGAGGTTCTGGGCGAAGGGGCTTACGCCTCGGTTCAGACGTGTGTCAACATATACACGGGGCAGGAGTTTGCTGTGAAGATCATCGACAAAGTACCGGGGCACGCCCGCGCCCGGGTCTTCCGCGAAGTGGAAACCTTCCACTATTGCCAAGGACACCCAAACATAATCCAGCTCATTGAATTCTTTGAGGACACGGACAAGTTTTATCTTGTCTTCGAGAAG ATCAACGGCGGTCAGCTCCTGTCGCGAATACAGGAGCATCATTACTTCTCAGAGCCGCAAGCGGCGGAGATTGTGCGCGAGATAGCGAACGCATTACACTTCCTGCACGGCAAGGGCGTGGCCCACCGCGACCTGAAGCCAGAAAACATTCTATGCGTTAACCGCGACAGTCTCTGCCCGGTCAAAATTTGTGACTTCGATCTTGGGAGTGGGATCAGTTTTACTTCGAGCCTCGCGAGCCCACTGGCGACTCCTCAACTTATGACGCCG GTGGGCAGTGCGGAATTCATGGCGCCGGAAGTTGTATCTCTTTTCGCGGGTTCGGCTGCGACGCACTACGACAAGCGCTGCGACCTGTGGTCGTTGGGCGTGATCGCTTACATACTGCTGTGCGGCTACCCGCCCTTCCGCGCCGATTGCGGCTCTGACTGCGGCTGGGAGCGTGGCGACAATTGCCGCGCTTGCCAGGACTTGCTCTTCACTTCCATTCAG GAAGGGCGATATTCATTCCCGGAGGAGGAGTGGGCGCACATATCGCGCGAGGCGAAAGACCTGATCGCGCAGCTGCTGGTGCGCGAGGCGTCGCACCGGCTCAGCGCCGAGCGCGTGCTGCAGCACCCGTGGCTGCGCCGCGCCGACCCCGCCGCGCTCTACCCGCCGCTGCACACGCCGCATAACATCAAACG CAATATGTCGGCCCGCAACCTGTCTAACTTCGCGGAGTCGGCGATGGCCGTGAACCGAGTGATCCAGCAGCACTTCTCCATGAACTACTCGTACATGGAGCGTCCGGCGACGGCGCTGCGCAGTAGCAAGTCTTGCCAGCCCAGCCCCGAGGGCATCCTGGAGGACGAGTTGGAGCGTGCGGGCGTGGCGCTGCAAGCTATGGCTGTGTGCGAGCGCCACTGTGGCGACTTCTGCCCGCCCTTCGGCCTGTCGCCGCCCACCGAGTCGCAGCTCCTGCGTCGGCGCCTGCAGCACACCGACGAACCTCTCCCCGTACACTAG
- the LOC124530245 gene encoding protein transport protein Sec24A, with protein MAHIPNQYNNVPGHQTSMPGPFPQYNQIPTSQVPGPVKQDGNFNPAPMAAMNSQTNHFNQSTNSSPAFNHPGMLPPPPTSLQSSPIRPMKTVTQNPMQNIQNIPVNSGSPHPSNPSPFPPNIQRPQINNNAPPLISSSQYNQPFMNGPTSGPIGNVNHYPPNSSTFSPIPPTNLPPTSSNYGPSSLNSNYGGNQRLPMSSMPPGYSQPNVPISGPPISGPPISGALQTGLRNSPVTTGPPGNLPVTNVPNMSGPPVSGPPLGPPRSNAINGPTMMGPPTASVHGQMGPPKGLPSGPSSLPAGPQLRPPMPPNVSQPQHQVNNGPLEQQGYVSGPPNMQAGKPGLQSGPVSGPPMSHSGPGPASGISGQNTNIQNRYPPMPYTNLSPQQQMQVQQNIAKQFPTHNLYGVTQQMSNLSVTKQGFDQLWGHQMVDLLQCKNILPEYPEEPPEIRLAHQFAESPNCSSEIFRCTVNRIPETNSLLQKSRLPLGILIHPFKDLNHLPVIQCTTIVRCRACRTYINPFVYFVDSKRWKCNLCYRVNDLPEEFQYDPLSKSYGDPSRRPEIKSATIEFIAPSEYMLRPPQPAVYLFLLDVSQIARESGYLQVVCETLKANLEQLPGDARTQIGFICYDAHVHYYLMSEGLTRPKEMTVLDIDEIFLPSPESLLVNLGEYKDMVKELLTILPQRYSTPGVPASALGAALQAAYKLMAPTGGRITVFQTCLPNIGPGGLHSREDPNARSSKDVAHLNPATDFYKRIALDCSGAQVAVDLFLLSSQYCDLATLSGMSKFSAGTVYHIPLFRAQRPWQAEQLTQMFTRYLTRKIGFEAVMRVRCTRGITIHTFHGNFFVRSTDLLSLPNVSPDAGFGMQLTIEESLADLQQVCFQAALLYTSSKGERRIRVHTLALPIGNTLPDILHAADQQCIIGLLSKMAVDRCASASMSEAKEALINAAVDMLSAHRLAQNLPPGAQSAALHAPAPLRLLPLYVLALLKRKAFRTGTSTRLDERVADMCLMKCAPLAALLRAVHPDLYALTAPPAPHATPPRLQLSAERISMNGAYLLDDGETMIIYVCHGVSPAFLSETFGVAAFSQLPDEARSLPKIESEGNEQLHAFIEKLNDDRPYPASILILRDNSPSRQLFTERLIEDRVESAFSYYEFLQHIKTQVK; from the exons ATGGCTCACATaccaaatcaatataataatgttcCTGGACATCAAACTTCAATGCCTGGGCCATTCCCGCAGTATAATCAAATTCCTACGAGCCAAGTGCCCGGGCCCGTAAAACAGGATGGCAATTTTAACCCAGCACCAATGGCAGCAATGAATAGTCAAACAAATCATTTTAATCAAAGTACGAATAGTTCGCCAGCTTTCAATCATCCAGGAATGTTGCCACCCCCACCTACAAGCTTACAGTCGTCGCCCATTAGACCAATGAAAACAGTGACTCAGAATCCAATGCAAAATATCCAGAACATTCCAGTAAATTCAGGAAGCCCTCATCCGTCTAATCCATCACCATTCCCTCCTAATATCCAGAGACcccaaataaataacaatgctCCACCACTTATTTCGTCTAGTCAGTATAATCAACCTTTTATGAATGGACCAACATCTGGGCCTATTGGAAATGTAAACCATTATCCTCCTAATTCCAGCACATTTAGTCCTATTCCACCAACAAATTTGCCTCCTACAAGCTCAAATTATGGGCCATCATCTTTGAATTCAAACTATGGAGGAAATCAAAGGCTTCCAATGTCATCCATGCCACCAGGGTATAGTCAGCCAAACGTTCCAATAAGTGGACCGCCAATAAGTGGACCACCGATAAGTGGAGCTCTGCAAACTGGTCTAAGAAACAGTCCTGTGACCACTGGACCTCCTGGTAATTTACCTGTGACAAATGTACCTAATATGTCTGGGCCACCTGTATCTGGACCTCCTTTAGGCCCACCGAGAAGCAATGCAATAAATGGGCCAACTATGATGGGACCACCTACAGCATCTGTACATGGTCAAATGGGGCCACCTAAAGGATTACCAAGCGGCCCATCATCTTTACCGGCTGGCCCTCAGCTTAGACCACCTATGCCTCCAAATGTAAGCCAACCACAGCACCAGGTGAATAATGGGCCTTTAGAACAACAAGGTTATGTTTCAGGCCCACCAAATATGCAGGCTGGAAAGCCTGGCTTACAAAGTGGGCCCGTCTCAGGGCCACCTATGAGTCATTCTGGTCCAGGACCTGCTAGTGGAATTAGTGGACAGAATACTAATATTCAAAATAGATATCCACCAATGCCATATACAAATTTGAGTCCCCAACAACAAATGCAGGTACAACAGAATATTGCGAAACAGTTTCCCACACATAATCTTTATGGTGTAACTCAGCAAATGAGTAATTTGAGTGTTACAAAACAAGGATTTGACCAGCTGTGGGGACACCAAATGGTTGACCTCTTGCAGTGTAAGAACATATTACCGGAATACCCAGAAGAACCTCCAGAAATTAGACTTGCACATCAATTTGCAGAGTCACCCAATTGCAGTTCAGA gatCTTCAGGTGTACAGTGAATCGCATACCGGAGACAAATTCATTATTGCAAAAGTCTAGATTGCCCTTAGGTATCCTAATACATCCCTTCAAAGACCTAAAT CATCTGCCGGTAATTCAGTGTACGACGATAGTGCGGTGTCGAGCCTGTAGGACCTACATAAACCCCTTCGTCTACTTCGTGGATTCGAAGCGCTGGAAATGCAATCTTTGCTACAGAGTCAACGATT TACCCGAGGAGTTCCAATACGATCCGCTGAGCAAGTCCTACGGCGATCCGTCGCGGCGGCCCGAGATCAAGTCGGCCACGATCGAGTTCATCGCGCCCAGCGAATACATGCTGCGCCCGCCACAGCCGGCAGTCTACCTCTTCCTTCTAGACGTTTCTCAGATCGCGAGAGAGTCGGGATATTTACAG GTGGTGTGTGAAACGCTGAAGGCCAATTTGGAGCAGTTGCCGGGCGACGCTCGCACGCAGATCGGCTTCATCTGCTACGACGCGCACGTGCACTACTACCTCATGAGCGAGGGCCTCACCCGCCCCAAGGAGATGACCGTACTCGACATCGATG AGATATTTCTTCCGTCCCCGGAATCGTTGCTAGTGAACCTGGGCGAATACAAGGATATGGTCAAGGAACTATTAACGATATTACCGCAGCGGTACTCCACTCCCGGCGTCCCGGCCTCCGCGTTAGGCGCAGCGCTACAGGCCGCTTATAAACTTATg GCTCCCACGGGGGGACGAATTACAGTTTTCCAAACATGTCTACCTAATATTGGACCAGGAGGATTGCATTCAag agAGGATCCAAACGCTCGCTCTTCGAAAGACGTGGCCCACCTGAATCCAGCGACTGATTTCTACAAGAGGATAGCTTTGGACTGCAGCGGGGCACAAGTTGCAGTCGATCTGTTCCTTCTAAGCTCACAGTACTGTGACCTGGCAACACTCA gTGGAATGAGTAAGTTCAGCGCAGGCACAGTATATCACATCCCCCTGTTCCGAGCCCAGCGGCCGTGGCAAGCGGAGCAGCTAACTCAAATGTTCACGAGATATCTCACTAGGAAGATAGGTTTCGAGGCCGTTATGCGGGTTAGGTGTACTAG GGGTATAACGATCCACACGTTCCACGGCAACTTCTTCGTGCGCTCGACGGATCTGCTGTCGCTTCCCAACGTGTCGCCCGACGCCGGCTTCGGGATGCAGCTCACCATCGAGGAGTCACTCGCTGACCTGCAGCAGGTGTGCTTCCAGGCCGCCCTTCTCTATACCAGCAGTAAAG GCGAACGAAGGATACGGGTCCATACATTAGCTTTACCGATAGGGAACACCTTGCCAGATATTTTACACGCTGCGGACCAACAGTGTATAATAGGTTTACTCAGTAAAATGG CGGTGGACCGCTGCGCGTCGGCGTCCATGTCGGAGGCGAAGGAGGCGCTCATCAACGCGGCCGTGGACATGCTGAGCGCGCACCGCCTGGCGCAGAACCTGCCCCCCGGCGCCCAGAGCGCCGCACTGCACGCACCCGCACCACTGCGCCTGCTGCCGCTCTACGTGCTCGCACTGCTCAAGCGG AAAGCGTTCCGCACGGGCACGTCGACGCGGCTGGACGAGCGCGTGGCGGACATGTGTCTCATGAAGTGCGCGCCGCTGGCCGCGCTGCTGCGCGCCGTGCACCCCGACCTGTACGCGCTCAcggcgccccccgcgccccacGCGACGCCCCCGCGCCTGCAGCTGTCCGCCGAGAG GATAAGCATGAACGGCGCGTATCTCCTGGACGACGGCGAGACGATGATAATATACGTGTGTCACGGCGTCAGT